The proteins below are encoded in one region of Elusimicrobiaceae bacterium:
- a CDS encoding type IV pilus twitching motility protein PilT → MSENVQQTQTEETGKYKTIIMDDLFQIMKKNNASDIHLTVGVPPVLRVQGRLYQLGQYEALTPETAQQLIYSIMTDDQRQTFEETLECDFSFGLKSLGRLRVNVYKQKGCVAAALRSIPNEFKTFEQLGLPAVVYNLMKLNKGLVLVTGATGSGKSTSLASMINYLNERESNHIITVEDPIEFVHPHKRSIINQREVGADTHSFQAALKHFLREDPDIILVGELRDIETIEACLTLAETGHLVFATLHTNDAIQSINRIIDVFPPNQQPQVRTQLSFVLEAVISQQLIPTLDGKRVLAAEVLIANSAVRNLIRDGKAEQIMSTMQTNAGIGMVTMNQTLGDLYIQKRISFQEAMLHSADPSGLKGYLTQKTGQTSFK, encoded by the coding sequence ATGTCAGAAAACGTGCAACAAACTCAAACCGAAGAAACGGGTAAATATAAAACAATTATCATGGACGACTTGTTCCAAATAATGAAAAAGAACAACGCCTCCGATATTCACTTGACGGTCGGTGTGCCGCCGGTGCTCCGTGTGCAAGGTCGCTTGTATCAATTGGGCCAATATGAAGCCCTTACTCCGGAAACGGCACAACAACTGATTTACTCTATCATGACAGATGATCAACGTCAGACCTTTGAAGAAACCCTAGAGTGTGACTTTTCTTTCGGTTTAAAAAGTTTGGGCCGTTTGCGTGTAAACGTTTATAAACAGAAAGGTTGTGTCGCGGCGGCTTTGCGTTCCATTCCCAACGAATTTAAAACCTTTGAACAACTTGGTTTGCCGGCCGTTGTTTATAATTTGATGAAACTTAATAAAGGCTTGGTCTTGGTGACCGGTGCCACCGGATCCGGTAAATCTACCTCTTTGGCCAGTATGATTAACTATCTCAACGAAAGAGAAAGCAATCATATTATTACGGTAGAAGATCCTATTGAGTTTGTGCATCCGCATAAACGCAGTATCATCAACCAACGTGAAGTAGGGGCAGATACACATTCCTTCCAAGCGGCTTTGAAACACTTCTTGCGCGAAGATCCGGATATTATTCTGGTAGGTGAGTTGCGCGATATTGAAACTATTGAAGCCTGTTTGACATTGGCTGAAACGGGCCACTTGGTGTTTGCTACATTGCACACGAATGATGCTATCCAATCTATTAACCGTATTATTGACGTCTTTCCGCCCAATCAGCAACCGCAGGTTCGCACGCAGTTGTCCTTTGTGTTGGAAGCCGTTATCTCTCAACAACTTATACCCACTTTAGATGGAAAACGTGTTTTGGCGGCGGAAGTGTTGATTGCCAACTCTGCTGTGCGCAACTTGATTCGCGATGGTAAGGCGGAGCAAATCATGAGTACCATGCAAACCAATGCCGGTATCGGTATGGTGACGATGAACCAAACCTTAGGAGATTTGTATATTCAAAAGAGAATTTCCTTCCAAGAGGCTATGTTGCATAGTGCTGATCCCTCCGGCTTAAAGGGATACTTGACCCAAAAAACGGGACAAACTTCTTTTAAATAG
- the holA gene encoding DNA polymerase III subunit delta, with product MSKSTISKLQQSLAKGMVSPVYLLTGEDLFRKQEIIKKITAIVQPDDFNIFSSSADKADLTEVLALANTAPVFSQRRLVILTGIEKLRKDPKEAIIRYLQNPLETTVLILTHDDSKKFKTEKVLSSVAADHGELVNFDELKRDDLAIWVKERLKEKGLTGEFEAVETLCEAVGADLNALSQEIEKLALYTADRENKNISKSDVLAGVGFSKEENPFDLSNAVQYMNKNKAIDLIEKLLDSGEDPVGVLGKISYPVLKMARIKRMANAGMAPAEITRAAGLMFWENSLVNNARNFPSEDTFLKTLDKIIEADKSFKTSTASDPKNTLKSIIMTLFPGR from the coding sequence ATGTCCAAATCTACGATTTCCAAACTGCAACAATCTTTAGCTAAAGGCATGGTCTCCCCCGTTTATCTACTAACGGGGGAAGATCTTTTCCGCAAGCAGGAAATCATCAAGAAAATTACGGCCATTGTTCAACCGGACGATTTTAATATTTTCAGTTCTTCTGCCGATAAAGCCGATTTGACCGAAGTTTTGGCTCTGGCCAATACGGCACCTGTTTTTTCACAACGGCGCCTTGTGATATTGACCGGCATTGAAAAACTGCGCAAAGATCCCAAAGAAGCTATTATCCGCTATTTGCAAAACCCGCTAGAAACTACTGTTCTTATTTTAACTCATGACGACAGCAAAAAATTCAAAACAGAAAAAGTACTCTCCTCAGTAGCGGCCGATCACGGAGAATTGGTAAATTTTGATGAATTGAAAAGAGACGATCTGGCTATTTGGGTGAAAGAGCGCCTTAAAGAAAAAGGATTAACGGGCGAATTTGAAGCGGTAGAAACCTTGTGTGAAGCAGTGGGAGCAGATTTAAATGCTTTATCACAGGAAATAGAAAAATTAGCCCTTTATACGGCTGATCGAGAAAACAAAAACATTTCCAAAAGCGATGTTTTGGCCGGGGTTGGATTTTCAAAAGAAGAAAATCCGTTTGATTTATCCAACGCCGTTCAGTATATGAACAAGAACAAAGCCATCGACTTGATAGAAAAACTTTTAGACTCCGGAGAGGACCCTGTGGGTGTCTTAGGCAAAATTTCTTATCCGGTGCTCAAAATGGCACGTATTAAACGCATGGCTAATGCCGGCATGGCTCCGGCCGAAATTACACGTGCAGCTGGACTCATGTTTTGGGAAAACTCTCTTGTCAATAATGCACGCAATTTCCCGAGCGAAGACACTTTTTTAAAAACCTTAGATAAAATTATAGAGGCTGACAAATCCTTTAAAACCTCTACTGCGTCAGATCCCAAAAATACACTCAAATCAATTATAATGACCCTTTTTCCGGGTCGTTAA
- the rpsT gene encoding 30S ribosomal protein S20 produces MAKLKTGRHTGALKAQRQAEKRNSQNKGLMKKVRVTTKKVLAAVKAESATVAEDLKLAASSIDKAAKKKTIHWKTAARKKSRLAKAVNKGVKAPVKKTAAKKAK; encoded by the coding sequence ATGGCAAAATTGAAAACTGGTAGACATACCGGCGCTTTAAAAGCGCAAAGACAAGCTGAGAAAAGAAATTCTCAGAACAAAGGCCTGATGAAAAAAGTGCGCGTCACCACCAAGAAAGTGCTCGCCGCTGTAAAGGCCGAATCCGCCACCGTAGCGGAAGACTTGAAATTGGCTGCGTCCAGCATTGATAAAGCCGCTAAAAAGAAAACCATTCATTGGAAAACTGCGGCCCGCAAAAAATCCCGCTTGGCCAAAGCCGTAAACAAAGGCGTTAAAGCTCCGGTCAAAAAGACTGCTGCTAAAAAAGCCAAATAA
- a CDS encoding excinuclease ABC subunit UvrC, giving the protein MLEYGMDPRIELLPKKAGVYIMRSKEGTVIYVGKAKNLADRVKQYFQDSNLYSRGWKLPCLLPMIWKIDYVTTASERDALVLEEKLIKKYQPFFNSLGKDGKQYPYLKLSMSEDFPRLSVVRRKTVGKDLFFGPYPKASIVRNLMRFLWKSKYAPLRPCKWNFSREKELQPHKINTCLYFHTGQCSAPCTGKISYEDYRQVAQRMALFLEGDFKDITQQITSLMKASSDEMKYEQAAVYRNFLQALDHMRERVIVGEYKDEKISQAIANSDKLKRLAHIVGLTRLPAHIEAFDNSHLFGREAVGCMVCYVNGEKNHEHYRKFKIRSKLPEKGGSDFTMMQESIYRRLRQIKKDPAQKPDLILLDGGKSQITAALNACEKAGLYIPMISLAETHEGIYVPGQEESIKLPLGDPALNMLMEIRDEVHRFAVTYHRKLRDKATLSNKGHLA; this is encoded by the coding sequence ATGCTAGAATATGGCATGGACCCGAGAATAGAGTTGTTGCCTAAAAAAGCCGGTGTATATATCATGCGCTCTAAAGAGGGCACGGTTATCTATGTCGGAAAAGCCAAAAACTTGGCTGACCGCGTAAAACAGTACTTTCAAGACAGCAATTTATACTCTCGCGGTTGGAAATTGCCCTGCCTGCTCCCCATGATTTGGAAAATTGATTATGTGACCACCGCTTCGGAACGCGATGCCTTAGTCTTAGAAGAAAAACTGATCAAAAAGTATCAACCTTTTTTTAATTCACTCGGAAAAGACGGCAAACAATACCCTTATTTAAAACTATCCATGAGTGAGGATTTCCCACGCCTAAGTGTTGTACGCAGAAAAACAGTGGGAAAAGATTTGTTTTTCGGTCCTTATCCAAAAGCCAGCATCGTACGCAATTTGATGCGCTTTTTATGGAAAAGCAAATATGCCCCGTTGCGTCCTTGTAAGTGGAATTTTTCACGCGAAAAAGAACTGCAACCACATAAGATAAATACGTGTCTTTACTTTCACACGGGGCAATGTTCTGCCCCATGCACAGGTAAAATTTCCTACGAAGACTACCGGCAGGTGGCTCAACGAATGGCCCTATTTTTAGAAGGAGATTTTAAAGATATTACCCAACAAATCACCTCTTTAATGAAAGCATCTTCCGATGAAATGAAATACGAACAAGCCGCCGTCTACCGCAACTTTTTACAAGCCTTAGACCACATGAGAGAGCGTGTAATTGTGGGAGAATATAAAGATGAAAAAATATCACAAGCCATTGCTAACTCGGACAAATTAAAACGTTTGGCACACATTGTTGGACTAACGCGATTACCGGCGCATATTGAGGCTTTTGACAATTCTCACTTGTTCGGGAGAGAAGCAGTGGGGTGCATGGTATGTTATGTTAATGGGGAGAAAAATCACGAACATTATCGCAAATTTAAAATTCGCTCCAAATTGCCCGAAAAAGGCGGAAGTGATTTTACTATGATGCAGGAAAGCATATACCGCCGTTTACGCCAAATCAAAAAAGATCCCGCACAAAAACCGGACTTAATTTTATTAGATGGCGGAAAAAGTCAAATTACAGCCGCTTTAAATGCCTGTGAAAAAGCGGGATTATATATTCCGATGATTTCTCTGGCAGAAACGCACGAAGGTATTTATGTGCCTGGACAAGAAGAAAGTATCAAACTTCCTCTGGGAGACCCTGCATTAAATATGCTCATGGAAATTCGAGATGAAGTACATCGCTTCGCCGTCACCTATCACCGCAAACTGCGCGACAAAGCCACCCTTTCCAACAAAGGACATCTTGCTTAA